DNA from Tripterygium wilfordii isolate XIE 37 chromosome 4, ASM1340144v1, whole genome shotgun sequence:
TATTGGATACTCCTGAAGACAAAACATGTAGCCAAATGTACCGGGGATCTTACATGCAATCTGGTAACGTAATATGtcattgaaattaaaaaaatggataTAAAGATTTTAAACTTGTATGCTTTTCTTCTCTTATGAGTGATGGCGGCATTGTGAATGCATATGTAGGCATGCTTGCTCCTTGCTGATTATAAGAACTTTCATCATCAGATTTTTAACAGTTTCCAAGTGATTGTATCAGATCTTTGAGACTTTGATAATTTACTCTCTTTTTATATTTGTTTCCTACGTAACTCTTGGCGCCTAATGAGCTGTCAAACTTTTGTGGCGGTGAAATCTTCGAGTTCATTTTTGATGATGTGCTTTTTCTTCGTAACTGCGATTGAAAAAATTTGTTTCCAAATACACCCTGCAAATACAACTTACTGCTGTGTTTCCCACGTTTCATAACTTTATATTCAGTCTTCGTAGCTAGATATATTTGTTGATTTGAATTGGTCTGGTTTGTAGTTATGATTTTTAATTCAATCAGTCTTATTTCTATTTGTTTGCTGattttcatttgaatatttCCCTCTAGAAACAAGCTGCCAAGAAAGATGTGTTTCAGTTATTTGCTGAGAAGGTTAGAGATCACAAGGATTTGGAATCTAGGTGGGCGGTTTTACAAGAAACAAGAGTCGAATATTTTCGAGGGAAGGATTTTGTGAGTTTTCTGAAGATTCATCCAGAGGTCAAAGAAATACTGGAATCTGATAAGAATTTAGAAGTTGAAGAAATTGCCAATGCTTTATTAAGAAGCAACCTTTTGGTGCGCTGTGATCGTGTGGTGAAAACTCTTCGTCCCGGGAAGAAAAAGTTGTCTACCTGGCCAGCACATTTAGAAATTTTCCCTGTAAGTTCTCTTTTTCCCCTTCCCCGATGTACAAATGTTTACTTGCTGCTCAGAAATGAGTTGTCTAGTCAATTGAATTTCTGGTCACAGTGCAAACTGTTTTTGGAatggaaaatatttattaaaggGGTACTGAGCTAGTTCCACACTACCACTACCACAGGATGGAAGCTATGACATagcatttatattttttgttgcatGTGTAAGAaactatttattttcaaaaggGGATATTTTATTGAGTTGCTCTTGCATATTAGTCAAACTTGGTATTTGCGCCTATTTGTTAAGTTGGAAAACTTTTGAATGGTAGAGATAAGGGAAGACAACCACAGTCAGCCATCAAAAGTTTTGGATTCCCTGTTTTCGACTGATGGTGTTTATGGTATGTTAAACTCCAGGTCAATCTTATCCTTGTACGCCTTTTATGCTATTAAGAACTTAAGgaccttttttattattttaatgtgtTATTTATATCGGGATTGTATTTTCCAGGATCAGTTATTTTCAGAACATGATGCCTTCTTTGCATGGACATTTGTCAAGCGGCGGCCACTGTGGCAGAcacttctctcatttttctggCCAGTTTTGACGCTAGCTATTTGCTTGTTCCCTGTATACCCCCATAAGTGCAAGCTATTAATTCTCTACTTGTGTGCTGGGATCCTTCTGCTTATCATTTCCCTGCTCACATGTAAGTATGGAAGTGCCGGTTATATACCTTGATCTATGTAgtgatttttctcattttgctAGAACCTCCTTGTTGTGGCATTATTTGGGCGAggttattacttattagatTTAAGATCATGTGGTTGCATCACTTGTTGACTTCATGCTTTGCTGTTCAGTTACTGAAATATGTTGTAGGATACTGTTTTCTCACAAATGTGTATTGATAGGCTGTTGTTTGGTTAGATTGCTACCCTCTACCTCAAACAGGAGTACTTGGCATTTGCTCCAGTTTGGCTCTTGATTAGTgtttggtctcttttctcctGTTGAACTCTTTTCTAGTCTTTTATCTTCAGCATCTTACACCCATCTAGggaatttcttcattttttgtatCTGCTCTTGGGATTGAGAAGAGCACTATTTTTTACCTTAAGCTAATGGTTGAGCCATACCCATATGAGTTCTGTTGTTTTAGTTCAGTGGAAAATTTACTGTTATATTGCCATGCCTAGTTGGGATAGGCTTAATTTTCATGGGACATGGATTGGTTTTATTCATGGATAAGAAATTCTATGATAGATGTGTGTCATTGGTGATGTTTAACTGACTTATTGATACGAAATTTTATCATACATTTGTTTGTCTGCCTTAGCTAATGTTTCAGGTTTGCCATTCTTGATGTTTTGCCGCCCTTTTTTTTTCGGAGATTTAATATTTTCCAAATCTTATGTCatgaaaaaataattcaaaacttttttatGGGTAAACTCTTATGTATTCATTCATAATTTTACCAGGTCATCTATGAAAGCTGCTGTTAAGGTAGATTGTAATGATATAAGCAGGGTAGAGGACATGAGTTGGCATCATATGACACAATGATTGAGAGAATTTGAAATTAAAAGCATCAAGGTTCTCTTGTAGATTTTGCATGTGTTTTAGAGAGGCCGGTAGGATGATAAAACCTTTAAATGAAATCTTTTGCAAAATTTTGAATGTTTGAAAAATTAAACTTGGTTCATAAATATTTGTGATTGCAGTAGATGTAGTACCATTTCACTGCCTAAGAACATTGACCTGAAGTCTCTGGCTTTTAGGATTTGGCTTAGGCATTTGTTGAATGTTCATTAAGCTTTGGAACGACTAGTGATGCTTGATTGTCCATTTGTCCATTCAAGTTATTGACCTTTCTTGTTTGTGATAGTCAACTATACAATTGTGTGTTGGCTGTAATTATCATTAGCAGCTACATTTTGTTATGTTAATTTATTGGCATCGCTCACAATTTTTCTGGCGATTTCAGTGAGAGCTGCAGTATTTGGTGCTTTGTATATCATCCTTGGGAAGCGTGTGTGGTTCTTCCCGAACATCCTTGCTGAGGAAGCTACATTGCAAGAATTATTCCGCTTCTGTCCCAAGAAAGATGAGGAGGAAAGACCAAAGTGGGCAACAAGGCTTTTCTATGCAATATTGGCTGTGCTGGTCATATTGCTGTTGAGGCACCATGCCCCTGATGAGGCTGCGAGAGCCAGGTCATTCCTAAACCTATTTTGTGGCTATGTCAGCATTTCCATTTGTCGTTCAAAGTTTCAAAACAGTCTGCACGTTTATGTTGATATCATTGGATTGAAATTGGAAGGGATCTTAATCCTCATTCTTCTGTAGATCCTACTGTGCTATCTGCTATAGATTTATGACGTATTGTTTtgtgcttctctctctctctcacacacacacacacacacacacacacacacagtggtctctctttctctctctcagtgGTTTTTTGGGTCTTGTAGTCTGAAATCCCAAACTGCACTGCATGCAGGTATCAGAAGAGGGTCTCGAACATTATCGATGATGTTCTTGAGTGGTCCCCTAGATTAGCATTGTCTGGGATGATGGAGAAGCAGCAAACTATTGTTAACACCACAGAGCCCGCTGCTAGTGATGAAACAAGCTCAGCGAAGGTCCCTCCACCTGATAGGCCGGGGGCAGAAACCATCTTAGAGCAGCAAGATGAAGAAGTTGAAAATATAGAAGACACTGAGCGGCATTAACACCATAGCCGCACAAAATTGTATACCCAGCCAAGCCAAACACCACCTGGTTTGGGTGTTTTACCTTTTGAGTGTAAAACTGTAATCAGAAAATAATAGATCAGTTTTTCCAAAATTCACCTCATAGGATTCATGAGAAAAGGTTCTTGATGATTTtaatttgtacattttcaaTTGAGTGAGAGTGGCATATGTTTTTATTTGTGTTCTGCATCGAAAATGGGGAACTGTTGGGAGAACACTGAACAGTGTAAGCGTAGTTGTGAGCCCAAGACCGGTTAATGGGGCTTAACTCCCGCCTAGAAGCGGGCCGAGTCTGTCGGGCCCGTCGGCCCATGATCAGGTCTAATTAGAGAGTACCCGCGTTCTGCTCTTTCAAACGCTAGGGAGTTGGGAGTTAAACATGGGAACTCGAGTAGGTGTGAGTTCAGTTGTGTCGACTTTTGAGTGGCTAGAAGGGTAAGAATAAATTGACGCCTATTCCTTTCAAAGCGAGGGAGAGATAAAACTGAGGGTTTCGTCATTCTTGGATCGCCATCGTCAATGACGTGCTCTGCTTGTCGAAACAAGCCTCCGATCGGTAAATCTCGCGTAATATTGAGGAAACCTCATCGGTAAGTCTCACGTTGAGATCCTTGAGGATGTGGAAGCGTAAGTCCGATCTGTGTAAGAGACCTTGGTTGCGCAACCCTAAAGTTCTTCCTCGTTGAGCCTCCGATCTGTCAATCTCGCGTAATATCGAGGAAACCTCATCGGTAAGTCTCACGTTGAGATCCTTGAGGATGTGGAAGCGAAAGTCCGATCTGTGGAAGAGACCTTGGATGCGCAACCCTAAAGATCTTCCTGGTTGAATCCTGAAGTGAAGTCGACGCGGCTGAATAAGGTCTGTCATCCTTTTCGCTTCATATTTACAggttttttttgagaattttttttacaacGAATAATTAGGGTTTGGTGATTTCGAATCGTAACTCGCTGAGGCTATTTGTTGGACGGGACACCGATTGAGTCCTAATGTTGAACCTTCTGTTACTCT
Protein-coding regions in this window:
- the LOC119996542 gene encoding uncharacterized protein LOC119996542; amino-acid sequence: MKKPGAAEKKRVRRPSGDPNSDTPHRKQAAKKDVFQLFAEKVRDHKDLESRWAVLQETRVEYFRGKDFVSFLKIHPEVKEILESDKNLEVEEIANALLRSNLLVRCDRVVKTLRPGKKKLSTWPAHLEIFPDQLFSEHDAFFAWTFVKRRPLWQTLLSFFWPVLTLAICLFPVYPHKCKLLILYLCAGILLLIISLLTLRAAVFGALYIILGKRVWFFPNILAEEATLQELFRFCPKKDEEERPKWATRLFYAILAVLVILLLRHHAPDEAARARYQKRVSNIIDDVLEWSPRLALSGMMEKQQTIVNTTEPAASDETSSAKVPPPDRPGAETILEQQDEEVENIEDTERH